The following coding sequences are from one Ornithorhynchus anatinus isolate Pmale09 chromosome 11, mOrnAna1.pri.v4, whole genome shotgun sequence window:
- the HSD17B1 gene encoding LOW QUALITY PROTEIN: 17-beta-hydroxysteroid dehydrogenase type 1 (The sequence of the model RefSeq protein was modified relative to this genomic sequence to represent the inferred CDS: deleted 1 base in 1 codon), with translation MARTVVLITGCSSGIGLHLALRLAAHPSRSFKVYAALRDPAAQGPLWEGARARGCPPGSLQTLPLDVTDPGSVAAAKAAVSEGRVDVLVCNAGRGLVGPLEAQTTGAARQVLDVNVLGSVHLLQAFLPDMKRRRAGRVLVTGSIGGLQGIPFNAVYCASQFALEGLCESLAVLLLPFDVHLSLIECGPVRSALQEKQEGGPGGVLGDADPETRALFARYLQHSERLFREAAQEPEEVVEVFLAALRAPRPALRYYSTERFLPLARQRLEDPSGSRYVAAMHRFVFEEEPGAGGLSPLEP, from the exons ATGGCCCGGACCGTGGTCCTCATCACCGGCTGCTCCTCGGGGATCGGGCTCCACCTCGCCCTGCGCCTGGCGGCCCACCCGTCCCGAAGCTTCAAAG TGTACGCCGCCCTGCGGGACCCGGCGGCGCAGGGGCCgctgtgggagggggcgagggctcGGGGCTGCCCCCCCGGATCCCTGCAGACCCTTCCGTTGGACGTCACCGACCCGGGCTCCGTGGCCGCCGCCAAGGCCGCCGTCAGCGAAGGACGCGTGGACGTGCTGG TGTGTAACGCGGGCCGGGGCCTGGTGGGGCCCCTGGAGGCCCAGACGACGGGCGCGGCGCGGCAGGTGCTGGACGTGAACGTGCTGGGGAGCGTGCACCTGCTCCAGGCCTTCCTGCCCGACATGAAGCGGCGGCGCGCGGGGCGCGTGCTCGTGACCGGGAGCATCGGGGGGCTGCAAG GGATCCCGTTCAACGCGGTGTACTGCGCCAGCCAGTTCGCCCTGGAGGGGCTGTGCGAGAGCCTGGCCGTGCTCCTCCTGCCCTTCGACGTGCA ccTCAGCCTGATCGAGTGCGGCCCGGTGCGCTCGGCCctgcaggagaagcaggag gggggcccggggggggtgcTGGGGGACGCCGACCCCGAGACCCGGGCCCTGTTCGCCCGGTACCTGCAGCACAGCGAGCGCCTCTTCCGTGAGGCGGCGCAGGAGCccgaggaggtggtggag gtgTTCCTGGCCGCgctccgcgccccccgccccgcgctgcGCTACTACAGCACGGAGCGGTTCCTTCCTTTGGCCCGGCAGCGGCTGGAAGACCCCAGCGGCTCCCGGTACGTGGCAGCGATGCACCGCTTCGTCTttgaggaggagccgggggccggggggctgtcCCCGCTGGAGCCCTGA